The Elgaria multicarinata webbii isolate HBS135686 ecotype San Diego chromosome 1, rElgMul1.1.pri, whole genome shotgun sequence genome has a window encoding:
- the LOC134398862 gene encoding cryptochrome DASH-like isoform X2: MERPALRTALCLLRNDLRFHDHEVLHWAHNNAERVIPLYCFDPRHYTGTHHYSFPKTGPHRLRFLLESVKDLRETLKEKGSNLVIRKGKPEDVVRDLIVQVGSVAAVAFHEEATKEELDVEKALLQVCSEQGVAVQKFWGSTLFHRDDLPFKHISRLPDVYTQFRQAVESRAAVRPPLEMAPQLKPLPPEVEEGHVPNLEDFGMTDPSRDPRSAFPCNGGETQALRRLQHYFWETNLVASYKETRNGLIGLDYSTKFAPWLALGCISPRYIYEQIRKYEKERTANQSTYWVLFELTWRDYFRFAALKYGTKIFFLRGLQDKDVCWKKDPKLFNSWKEGRTGIPFVDANMRELAATGFMSNRGRQNVASFLTKDLGLDWRMGAEWFESLLVDYDVCSNYGNWLYSAGVGNDPRENRKFNMIKQALDYDGDGDYVRFWVPELQCIRGGDVHTPWALSNGALAQAGVILGDTYPLPIVMDPAWRRHVHQKPLRPFYFSAHPQLESSL; encoded by the exons GTGCTCCACTGGGCACACAACAATGCAGAGCGTGTGATTCCACTCTATTGCTTTGATCCCCGCCACTACACAGGGACACACCACTACAGTTTCCCAAAGACTGGGCCGCATCGCCTCAGATTTCTCTTGGAAAGTGTGAAAGACCTCAGGGAGACGCTCAAggagaagggcag TAATTTAGTGATACGGAAAGGGAAGCCAGAAGATGTGGTCCGTGACCTTATTGTCCAAGTTGGTTCCGTGGCTGCCGTGGCCTTCCATGAAGAG gctacaaaagaagagctgGATGTCGAAAAGGCGTTGCTCCAGGTATGCAGCGAGCAGGGGGTGGCAGTGCAGAAGTTCTGGGGATCGACTCTCTTTCACCGGGATGATCTGCCCTTCAAACACATTTCCAG GCTACCCGACGTCTATACTCAGTTCCGCCAAGCCGTGGAGTCGCGGGCAGCAGTCCGCCCTCCGCTAGAGATGGCTCCTCAGCTGAAACCGCTGCCACCAGAGGTGGAAGAAGGGCATGTCCCCAACCTGGAGGATTTTGGCATGACAG ATCCATCGCGTGATCCCCGTTCTGCCTTCCCTTGCAACGGAGGGGAGACACAGGCCTTAAGGAGGCTGCAGCATTACTTCTGGGAGACG AACCTCGTTGCTTCTTACAAGGAGACCCGCAATGGATTGATAGGACTGGATTATTCTACCAAGTTTGCACCATG GCTGGCCCTGGGCTGTATTTCGCCACGGTATATTTATGAGCAAATCCGAAAATATGAAAAGGAGAGAACAGCAAATCAGAGCACCTATTG GGTACTCTTTGAACTGACATGGAGGGATTACTTCCGGTTTGCGGCCCTGAAATATGGCACAAAGATTTTCTTTTTGAGAG GACTCCAAGATAAAGATGTCTGCTGGAAAAAGGACCCCAAACTGTTCAATTCTTGGAAAG AAGGAAGAACCGGTATTCCCTTCGTTGACGCCAACATGCGTGAGTTGGCCGCGACAGGCTTCATGTCCAACAGAGGGCGCCAGAACGTGGCCAGTTTCTTGACCAAAGACTTGGGCCTGGACTGGCGGATGGGAGCAGAGTGGTTTGAATCCCTGCTG GTGGATTACGACGTCTGCAGCAACTACGGGAACTGGTTGTACAGCGCCGGCGTTGGCAACGACCCAAGAGAAAACAGGAAGTTTAACATGATTAAACAAGCCTTGGATTATGATGGCGAC GGAGATTACGTCCGGTTCTGGGTCCCAGAACTGCAGTGCATAAGAGGAGGAGACGTACACACTCCCTGGGCCTTGAGCAACGGTGCCCTCGCTCAGGCTGGTGTGATCCTCGGGGACACCTATCCTCTGCCAATCGTGATGGACCCAGCATGGAGACGGCACGTCCACCAGAAGCCG CTCCGCCCCTTTTACTTTTCGGCCCACCCACAACTGGAAAGCAGCctctga
- the LOC134398862 gene encoding cryptochrome DASH-like isoform X1, which yields MERPALRTALCLLRNDLRFHDHEVLHWAHNNAERVIPLYCFDPRHYTGTHHYSFPKTGPHRLRFLLESVKDLRETLKEKGSNLVIRKGKPEDVVRDLIVQVGSVAAVAFHEEATKEELDVEKALLQVCSEQGVAVQKFWGSTLFHRDDLPFKHISRLPDVYTQFRQAVESRAAVRPPLEMAPQLKPLPPEVEEGHVPNLEDFGMTDPSRDPRSAFPCNGGETQALRRLQHYFWETNLVASYKETRNGLIGLDYSTKFAPWLALGCISPRYIYEQIRKYEKERTANQSTYWVLFELTWRDYFRFAALKYGTKIFFLRGLQDKDVCWKKDPKLFNSWKEGRTGIPFVDANMRELAATGFMSNRGRQNVASFLTKDLGLDWRMGAEWFESLLVDYDVCSNYGNWLYSAGVGNDPRENRKFNMIKQALDYDGDGDYVRFWVPELQCIRGGDVHTPWALSNGALAQAGVILGDTYPLPIVMDPAWRRHVHQKPHSGGPAPKGKRGPSYTPKQHKDRGVDFYFSRKKDLS from the exons GTGCTCCACTGGGCACACAACAATGCAGAGCGTGTGATTCCACTCTATTGCTTTGATCCCCGCCACTACACAGGGACACACCACTACAGTTTCCCAAAGACTGGGCCGCATCGCCTCAGATTTCTCTTGGAAAGTGTGAAAGACCTCAGGGAGACGCTCAAggagaagggcag TAATTTAGTGATACGGAAAGGGAAGCCAGAAGATGTGGTCCGTGACCTTATTGTCCAAGTTGGTTCCGTGGCTGCCGTGGCCTTCCATGAAGAG gctacaaaagaagagctgGATGTCGAAAAGGCGTTGCTCCAGGTATGCAGCGAGCAGGGGGTGGCAGTGCAGAAGTTCTGGGGATCGACTCTCTTTCACCGGGATGATCTGCCCTTCAAACACATTTCCAG GCTACCCGACGTCTATACTCAGTTCCGCCAAGCCGTGGAGTCGCGGGCAGCAGTCCGCCCTCCGCTAGAGATGGCTCCTCAGCTGAAACCGCTGCCACCAGAGGTGGAAGAAGGGCATGTCCCCAACCTGGAGGATTTTGGCATGACAG ATCCATCGCGTGATCCCCGTTCTGCCTTCCCTTGCAACGGAGGGGAGACACAGGCCTTAAGGAGGCTGCAGCATTACTTCTGGGAGACG AACCTCGTTGCTTCTTACAAGGAGACCCGCAATGGATTGATAGGACTGGATTATTCTACCAAGTTTGCACCATG GCTGGCCCTGGGCTGTATTTCGCCACGGTATATTTATGAGCAAATCCGAAAATATGAAAAGGAGAGAACAGCAAATCAGAGCACCTATTG GGTACTCTTTGAACTGACATGGAGGGATTACTTCCGGTTTGCGGCCCTGAAATATGGCACAAAGATTTTCTTTTTGAGAG GACTCCAAGATAAAGATGTCTGCTGGAAAAAGGACCCCAAACTGTTCAATTCTTGGAAAG AAGGAAGAACCGGTATTCCCTTCGTTGACGCCAACATGCGTGAGTTGGCCGCGACAGGCTTCATGTCCAACAGAGGGCGCCAGAACGTGGCCAGTTTCTTGACCAAAGACTTGGGCCTGGACTGGCGGATGGGAGCAGAGTGGTTTGAATCCCTGCTG GTGGATTACGACGTCTGCAGCAACTACGGGAACTGGTTGTACAGCGCCGGCGTTGGCAACGACCCAAGAGAAAACAGGAAGTTTAACATGATTAAACAAGCCTTGGATTATGATGGCGAC GGAGATTACGTCCGGTTCTGGGTCCCAGAACTGCAGTGCATAAGAGGAGGAGACGTACACACTCCCTGGGCCTTGAGCAACGGTGCCCTCGCTCAGGCTGGTGTGATCCTCGGGGACACCTATCCTCTGCCAATCGTGATGGACCCAGCATGGAGACGGCACGTCCACCAGAAGCCG CACAGCGGCGGTCCTGCTCCAAAGGGCAAAAGGGGCCCCTCGTACACTCCAAAACAACACAAAGATCGGggagtggatttttatttttctcgCAAGAAAGACTTGTCTTGA
- the MYD88 gene encoding myeloid differentiation primary response protein MyD88: protein MAGAGARDAAATAAAPSEPSPWDAVPLEALNYALRRRLGLFLNPRAPVAADWTTLAEELGYDYLEIKNFERDPHPTERVLHDWPMRCPGGATVGRLLEVLRRLERQDILVDLGPSFEENCKNYLQKKQEEALKPVQDPVVDSSIPRASEMHGITTRDDPSGQTPEMFDAFICYCNSDIEFVEKMIQELEQTEYKLKLCVFDRDVLPGTSVCTITSELIEWRCRKVVAVISDDYLDSEACDFQTKFALALSPGARLKRLIPVKCRSMKKEFPSILRFITLCDYTNQCTKKWFWERLAKALLTP from the exons ATGGCGGGAGCTGGGGCTAGAgacgccgccgccaccgccgccgccccgtCGGAGCCCTCGCCGTGGGACGCGGTGCCGCTGGAAGCCCTGAATTACGCgctgcggcggcggctggggctgTTCCTGAACCCGCGCGCCCCGGTGGCCGCCGACTGGACGACGCTGGCCGAGGAGCTGGGCTACGACTACCTGGAGATCAAGAACTTCGAGcgggacccccaccccaccgagCGCGTCCTGCACGACTGGCCCATGCGGTGCCCCGGCGGGGCCACGGTGGGCCGCCTCCTGGAGGTGCTGCGCCGCCTCGAGCGCCAAGACATCCTGGTGGACCTCGGGCCCAGCTTCG AAGAGAACTGTAAGAATTACCTGCAGAAGAAACAAGAAGAGGCTTTGAAGCCTGTCCAAGACCCGGTGGTGGACAGCAGCATCCCAAGGGCATCCGAAATGCACGGCATCACCACGAGGGACGATCCATCTG GGCAAACACCGGAGATGTTTGACGCCTTCATCTGTTACTGCAACAGCGACATTGAGTTTGTGGAGAAGATGATCCAAGAGTTGGAGCAAACAGAATACAAACTGAAACTCTGCGTGTTTGACCGGGATGTCCTGCCAGGAACATCCGTATGTACCATCACTAGCGAACTTATAGAATGGCG GTGCCGAAAAGTGGTGGCTGTTATCTCGGATGACTATTTAGATAGCGAAGCCTGTGATTTCCAGACCAAGTTTGCCCTTGCCCTCTCTCCAG GAGCTCGTCTCAAGCGCCTCATTCCGGTTAAGTGCAGAAGCATGAAGAAAGAGTTTCCAAGCATTCTGAGGTTTATTACGCTTTGCGACTACACCAACCAGTGCACCAAGAAATGGTTCTGGGAGCGATTGGCAAAAGCGCTCTTGACACCGTGA